In Crassostrea angulata isolate pt1a10 chromosome 6, ASM2561291v2, whole genome shotgun sequence, a genomic segment contains:
- the LOC128190639 gene encoding alpha-2A adrenergic receptor-like has translation MEDEAMQIQVYIAIGFMSLFSLVGTIGNALVLYVFARYKNKLTSTIFILTLAGVDFVTCCVTIPFTIVTEAVKFQLKYDIVCQIYLFLITTTVPFSAFVMVAIAVDRYLCIVYPFKHAMTIRRAEIIVGSLCVFAVVLGITICSHYRITPIPNVDPMLNVTVLLNASLSENTTHDEICLPQETEFFFIFQKIYSSFFGICALIVIILYGLIYRSVLARRRKKMEKFMSNGCCGIWNSQSFGEQTEITMLNNSDMKSSQDDHKVEETCDKAVQKNGNAQVSDKDVILKPGGVSKAKLEKMRIANIKTAFMLSIVALVFIIAFLPSWLVALNVISSNIIVFYMYFIYNVVNPVIYAFLNETFREQLAQRICCRRS, from the coding sequence ATGGAGGATGAGGCGATGCAGATTCAGGTGTATATCGCCATTGGCTTCATGTCCTTATTTTCACTGGTGGGGACGATAGGCAACGCTCTGGTTCTCTATGTGTTCGCCCGGTACAAGAACAAACTAACATCCACCATTTTCATCCTGACACTGGCTGGCGTGGACTTTGTCACGTGTTGTGTGACGATACCTTTCACTATTGTCACCGAGGCCGTAAAGTTTCAACTGAAATACGACATTGTTTGccagatttatttatttctcattACGACAACAGTCCCCTTTTCGGCGTTTGTGATGGTAGCAATAGCTGTTGACAGATATCTCTGTATCGTATACCCTTTTAAACATGCAATGACAATTCGCCGCGCTGAAATAATCGTTGGAAGCCTTTGTGTGTTTGCAGTGGTCCTTGGGATTACAATTTGCTCCCATTACCGAATCACTCCTATCCCTAATGTTGATCCGATGTTGAATGTTACCGTATTACTAAACGCCTCTTTGAGTGAAAATACTACTCACGATGAGATCTGTTTGCCGCAGGAGACCGAGTTTTTCTTTATATTCCAGAaaatatattcatcatttttcGGAATCTGTGCTTTGATCGTCATAATTCTTTATGGGTTGATTTACAGATCGGTGTTAGCACGTCGAAGAAAAAAGATGGAAAAGTTTATGTCCAACGGTTGTTGTGGGATCTGGAACTCTCAGAGTTTTGGGGAACAAACAGAAATAACCATGTTGAATAATTCCGACATGAAAAGTTCTCAAGACGATCACAAGGTTGAAGAAACGTGTGACAAAGCAGTACAGAAAAACGGCAACGCGCAGGTCAGTGACAAAGACGTCATTTTAAAACCAGGGGGAGTGTCAAAAGCTAAACTGGAAAAAATGCGGATCGCAAACATTAAGACGGCGTTTATGCTGTCCATCGTGGCTCTAGTGTTTATCATAGCTTTCTTGCCGTCTTGGCTGGTTGCATTGAATGTCATTTCGTCAAACATCATtgtgttttacatgtactttatctaTAATGTTGTTAATCCGGTCATATACGCCTTTTTGAACGAGACTTTTCGGGAACAGTTAGCGCAAAGGATTTGCTGTCGTAGATCATAA